The nucleotide sequence TAAGCGAAGCCGGCTCCGCCAGCGAACACCGGCAGTCCCACGGCCCCTTGGAGCAGGTAAGTCAGCACGCCGGCACCCGCCAACCGCCAACCCAGCGCGGCGCCTAGAGCCAAAACGACCCCAGTCTGAAGCGTCATGGGAACCGGCCAGAACGGCACCTGGATCTTGGCGCTGATGGTCAACAGCAGCGACCCGGCAAGCACGAGTAAGATGCTCCGCAAGAACCGATTGCCGCCCGTCACCGGCCAGACGGTACCGACGACCGTAGAAGGGTTTCGTATTATGGAATCACGCAAAAGCGTCATGACGTCATGTCTCCAGTCGCTCTATCCGTCACGGGGTCACGCCAGTTCAGCGCGCAGTCGCTCGACCAGCCGTTGCCGATCGTGACGGGCCGTCAGCGCGGCGTCCATGTCCACCTTCAGGAAGCGCGTCGGCATGTTCGGCTGCATCTGCCCGATCAGGTCCATGTCGGCCGAGATCACCGTCCCGAGCATGAAGTAGCCACCGCCCGAGACGGCATCGCGATGCAGGATGATCGGCTCGGTTCCACCAGGCACCTGGATCGACCCATAGGGATAACAGGCATCGGTGATGTTGGAGGGATCGGACCCGGCACCGAAAGGCTGATCGCGTTCGACGAAGTCCAGCGCAGTGCCTCCGCGGAAGCGATAGCCCATGCGGTCGCACTCCGGCGCCACCGTCCAGGTGTCGTCGAAGAAGGACTTTTGGCTCGTCTCCTGAATACGGTGCCAATAGAGTCCCGGAATGACCCGCAACTCCACCGGGCTGCCGGGACCGCGGCGCAGCGCCTTCGGAACGCTTAAGCCTTCTTTTCCGCCGCCTTCGCCGACCGGCAGGTCATCGCCCGGCTGAATCGCACGCCCCTCGATGCCGCCCAGAGCACCGATCGCATAGGTCGAGCGGCTGCCCAGCATCGGCGGCGTATCGATACCACCTGCCACCGCGATGTAAGCGCGCGCACCGGACCGGAGATAGTCGAAGGCAAGCGTCTGACCAGCCTTCACCGGGAAGGAGGTCCAGGTCGGTCGCGGATCGCCATCGAGCTTGGGGGGTAGCTCCGCACCGGTCACGGCGACGATGGCATCGCGTGTAAACTGCAATTGCGGGCCGAGAAAAACAGCCTCCAAACAGGCAGCGCCCTCCTCATTTCCAACAAGCAGGTTGGCGCTCATCAGAGACAGACGGTCCATGGCGCCGGACATGGGAATTCCAAGATGGTAGTAACCCGGCCGGCCAAGATCCTGGATCGTCGTCGCGAGGCCCGGGTGGATCACTTTGATCGTCACTGCAGGGCCCCCTCGAGCTTGGCGTTGTAGGCGTCGATGTCCGCGTTGAACTCGTTCAGATCGAAGGTTACCTCCGCCATCCGCGGCGCGAAGCGGCCCGCTTCGACGTCAGCGACGGCCGCATCATAGGTCTCGCGATCGATCGGCTTCCACTTGACGATATCCCCCGGGCGGAAGAACACCATGAAGTCCTGCAGATAGCCGATCTCCTGTTTCGGGTCGAAAATCGGCATCGGCGTGATGCCGAACATCTGGTAGCCGCCGGCGCCACGGACCGAATAGACACAGGAAAAGCAGCCACCATAGCCGACCGTCAGCTTGGGCGTGTCGGTGCGCGGCCGCAGATACTTGGGCACCTGAATCTGGCGCGCACGCTCGACCATCTGATAGAGAAAGGGCAATCCTGAGACGAAGCCGACCATCGAGACGAACCAGGGCGCCCCCGAGTGGGCCGCAATGAAGGCCTCGACCGAGTCGTAACCATTGATGCTGGCCGCGTACTCGATATCGGTCGCGTTGGGGTCCTGGTGACGGTCGCGAAACCGCATCAGCGTCTCGTGCGTCCAGGGATCCTGATAGTACACCGGGATCTCGACGATACGGGTCTGCAACCGCGCTTCGGCAGTGTCGGCGGCGGACTCGAGCTGCTTCAGCTCAGTGACCAGGTCGTCCGGCGCGATCTGGTCCGGATCGAACTTGATCTGGAACGAGGCGTTAGCCGGACAGATTTCGGTCACGCCCTTGATGTCGGCCGCGCGCACGGCGGTCGTGATCGAGAGACTCTTGAAGAAAGCCTCCAGCGACATGGCCTCGTCGACCTCGACGAAGACATGTTCATCTCCGCCGAAGCTGTATCTCATCGTCATGACCTCTCCCCTCCTTGGTCAGGCGAGTTTAGCCGCGTTGGTCTCGAGCCAATGTTCCAGCCATCGCGTATGCACGTTGCCCTCTCGGACGCTCTCCTCATCCACGAGCGCGCGAAACAAGGGTGCGGTCGTCGCGATCCCGGCAATCTCCAGTTCGGCGAGCGCCGACTTCATACGGTCGATGGCGTGGAGGCGGTCCTCCCCCCACACGATCAACTTGCCGAGCAAGGAGTCGTAGAAGGGCGGGATGCTACAGCCGGAGTAGAGCAGCGAGTCGAAGCGGACGCCGGGGCCGCCGGGGAGCCTCAGATCGCTGATCGTTCCGGGGCCCGGCAGGAAATTCCTGGCGGGGTCCTCGGCATTGAGACGAACCTGGATGGCATGGCCGCGCAGAGTGATCTCGTCCTGCCGAAAACGCAGCGGCGCGCCGCCTGCGATCCGCAACATCTCCCCGACCAGATCAATGCCGGTGATCCACTCTGTAACCGGATGTTCGACCTGGATACGGGTATTCATCTCGATGAAATAGAAGGCGCCGGTCGCATCGTCGTAGAGGTACTCGAGGGTGCCCGCACCGGAGTAGCGGACCGAGGCCGACAGCTTCACCGCGGACTCGCAGAGCGCAAGGCGAACATCCTGGGACAGCGCCGCGGAAGGCGCCTCCTCCCACACCTTCTGCCGGCGTCGCTGCAGGGAGCACTCACGCTCGAAGCAGTGGATCACCCGCTCGCCGTCGCCCAGCACCTGCACTTCGACATGGCGGGCACGCTCGATCACCTTTTCGATGTAGAGCGCGCCGTCGCCGAAGGCGGCCTGAGCCTCGGCACTCGCCTGCGGGAACAAGCGCTCGAACTCGGCCATGTCCTGCGCGATCCGAATTCCGCGCCCCCCACCCCCTGCGGCGGCTTTGATCATGGCCGGAAAACCGATGTCCGCCACGGCGGCCTTAGCAGCCTCGAGATCGGCGACGAGGCCGTCACTCCCCGGCACGGTCGGCACGCCGGCCTCCATCGCCACCTTGCGTGCAGCCACCTTGTCGCCCATCAGACGGATGGTGTCGCCGGAGGGGCCGACGAAGATCATCCCCGCAGCCGCAACGCGATCGGCAAAAGCGGCGTTCTCGGCCAGGAAACCGTAGCCGGGGTGCAGGGCATCGGCCCCGCTCCGCTGCGCCGCCGCCAGGATCGCGTCGACATTGAGGTAGGACTTCGCAGCCGGAGCCGGCCCAATCTCGACGGCGTCATCAGCCAGCTGCACCGCGAGCGAGTCCGCATCGGCGGCACTGTGAACCTGAACGGTGGCGATGCCCTGCTCGCGCGCCGCACGGATGATCCGCACGGCGATCTCACCTCTGTTGGCGATTAATAATTTTTGGATCGACATGGTTTGGAGTCTACCGCTTGCGCCACTCTTACTCGGACAGTTCGGCGAGCGGCTGCCCGGCCATCACAGGGTCCTCGTTCTCGACGAGAAACTTCACCAGCTTGCCGGCGCTGTCCGCTTGGACTTCGTGGAAGGTCTTCATCACCTCGATCAAGCCGATCGTGTCGCCGACCGCCACGGGATCACCATCCGACTTGTACGGCGGCTGATCGGGCGACGGTTGGCGATAGAACACGCCCGGGAGGTGTGACAGAATCTGCTTGGTCGCCATGGCTGTGCGTTTCCCCTGTTACTTCGTCGGCGAGCAGTAGTGGTGCATCTCAGGCCACATCGAGCCAAGGCCCCACCGCTTCCTTCACGGCGCGCGCAACCTCGACCGCGTTGGGTGTATCGGAATGCACGCAGATCGAGTCGGCCCGGACCTTTACGTCCTTGCCGTTGATCGACCGCGTCAGACCCTCCTTGACCGCGCGGACACAGCGCTTCGCCGCAACAGCGGGATCGGTCGTTCCGTGCTCGCGCGTGATGATCAAGAAACCATCGTCGCCATAGTCCAGATCCGCGTAGTACTCGGCGACCATCGCGTGGCCGCGCACGGGATAGACGCGCTCGTGCAGGGTGTCGATCATACCCAGCAGCGGCACCTTGAAGACGTCCGCCGCGTCGCAGACAGCCTGCGCCGCCTCTTCGTTACGAGCCGCCATACCGTAGAGGGCGCCATGTGGCTTGATGTGATTGAGCGGCATTCCCTCGGCTTCGAGGAACCCCTTTAGAGCACCGATCTGGTAGATGATGCAGTTCGCCAGCTCTTCCCGCCCGATCTTCATCTCCCGACGGCCGAACCCCTGAAGATCGGGCAGCGACGGGTGAGCGCCGACGCTCACGCCATAGGCCTTGGCAAGACGAACCGTGCGACGCATGTGGTTGAAGTCCGAGGCATGGAAACCGCAAGCGACGTTGGCAACGGAGACGTGGGGCATCAAACCCTCGTCGTCACCCATGGTGTAGAGGCCGAAACTCTCGCCCATATCGCAGTTGATTGCCGTCATGCCGTTCCTCCACAGCTTGCCTTGCGCAGTTGCGCGCTGTCTCAGGATCTCGCGCCATCCCGTTGGCTCAACCCTGTATCGCGCTCTTCCACTTGTTCATCTGCCGGGCGTAGCGGCAGCCTCGCGGGGCGCCTACGCCAAACCGGAGTGTTGCGTATCCAAGGCGATATGCGAAATAGAAAATATTGCGCATAGGTATCTGATTTTCTAATACTGCATCGATCACGCATGAGGCTGGCTCCCTCGCGCGGACGCGCTATCCGACAGTTTTAAGGGCACCGAGGGATGAGCGTTTCCTTCCGACATATCCGCTACTTCCTGGCCGCCGCCGAAGCAGGGCAGATCTCGCGCGCCGCCATAGATCTCGGTGTTTCCCAATCGGCTGTGACGGCTGCGGTGAAGGACCTTGAGCAACGGGTGGGTACGAAGCTGTTCGAGCGCCACGCCCAAGGTGTGTCGCTGACCCTCGAAGGCAGCCGTTTCGTCGGCCACGCGCGCAACATCGTCACCTCGGTCAACGAAGCGCTCCGGCTCGAGAAAGACTCAGCACGTGAGGTCACGGGCAAGGTTCGTGTCGGAGTCACCTATACGGTTGCCGGCTACTTCCTGCCGCAACAGCTCGCGCGCTTCTCGCGCAGCTTCCCGGGCGTGACCGTCGAACTCCGCGAAGCACCGCGCGCGTCCATCGAGGAAGACCTCGTCGCAGGTCGGCTGGATACGGCCGTACTTCTCACGTCGAACATCGAAACTCGGGATCGCCTGGATAAGGAAACCTTGATCCGGTCGCGCCGACGCCTTTGGCTTCCTCTCGACCATCCGCTGCAGCAGGCGGAGCAAATCGACCTCGCGGACCTGGTCGAGGAGCCCTACGTGATGCTGACGGTCGACGAAGCCGCACAGACGGCCGGGCGCTACTGGGAGCGCGCGAATCTCACACCCCGCGTGATCTTCGAGACCTCCTCTGTCGAGGCGGTGCGCAGCCTCGTCGCCAACGGCATGGGCATCACTATCCTGTCGGACATGGTGTACCGGCCCTGGTCCCTCGAGGGGCAACGTATCGAAACACGCCAGGTGACGGAGCCGATACCCAGCATGGACGTGGGTCTCGCCTGGGCGCGCGGCGCCGACCTGTCCCCGGCCACGCGCGCTTTCCGCGACCACCTGAGCCTGACCTTCAACGGGGCCGGCCATTCTCTGGCCACCTGAGCGAAACCGGCCACCTTGAATCCAAGGTCAATCGGCGGTCCAACCTCCGTCGACCATCAAGGCCGTTCCGGTGACCAGCGCGGCCGCATCGGAAGCCAGGTAGACCACGCCACCCATGACGTCGGACACCTCGCCGACCCGGCCGAGCTTGATCTTATCTTCGATCCAGCGAACCCGGTTGGGATCGTCGAAGGTCGGTTGGGTCAAAGGCGTGCGAACGAAGGTCGGGCAGAGCGTATTCACCCGGATGCCGTGGCCGCCCCATTCGATCGCCATGGCCTTGGTAAAACCCTCGACGGCGAACTTCGAGGCACAGTAGACCGCGCGATCGACACCGCCCACATGCCCCATCTGGCTTGAGAGAGTGATCAGAGAGCCCGGCTTTCCGGCGGCGATCAATCCCCGAGCGACAGCCTGCGTGAGGAAGTAGGCCCCCCGCAGGTTCAGATCGACGACAGCGTCGAAGTCAGCCGTCTCCGTCTCCGCGGCCGGCCCGTGTCGCGCGAGACCAGCGCTGTTGACCAGCACGTCGAAGGGTCCCCTTTCGGAGACGGCGCGGGCCGTGGCGGCGACATCGGCGACATCGAGCGCCAAGGCATCGGCCAACCAGCCTCGCTCTCTAAAGGCAGTGGTCAATGCCTCGAGTCTGGGCAGGTTTCTTGCCGCCAGCACCACACGGGCGCCGGCATCGGCCAAGGCGACAGCGCAACCCAGTCCTATGCCGGACGAGGCACCCGCGACCAGCGCCGTCCTGCCGTCCAGACGGAAGCTCGGGGGGCTCGGAAGCTCTATCGTCGAGGGATCGGTCATAGGAGTCTTTTCCTCCCGCTCCAGAAGTAGATCGTCAGGCGGGCTCGGCCGACCGCAACCGGCACGACGGGCACCGAACCGGCAAGGACCGCCAAGGCTTACTCCGCCGCCGCACCGTAGGGAACGTTCTTACCCCCGTAGCGCCGGACCCGCACATTGGCCTGTTCGGCATGAGCGACAAAGCCCTCCAGCATGCTCAAACGCGAGCAGTAGGAGCCGATGAGAGCGGCCGCCTCGTCGGTCGTGACTCTCTGATAGCTATGCGT is from Algihabitans albus and encodes:
- a CDS encoding 5-oxoprolinase subunit C family protein is translated as MTIKVIHPGLATTIQDLGRPGYYHLGIPMSGAMDRLSLMSANLLVGNEEGAACLEAVFLGPQLQFTRDAIVAVTGAELPPKLDGDPRPTWTSFPVKAGQTLAFDYLRSGARAYIAVAGGIDTPPMLGSRSTYAIGALGGIEGRAIQPGDDLPVGEGGGKEGLSVPKALRRGPGSPVELRVIPGLYWHRIQETSQKSFFDDTWTVAPECDRMGYRFRGGTALDFVERDQPFGAGSDPSNITDACYPYGSIQVPGGTEPIILHRDAVSGGGYFMLGTVISADMDLIGQMQPNMPTRFLKVDMDAALTARHDRQRLVERLRAELA
- a CDS encoding 5-oxoprolinase subunit B family protein; translation: MTMRYSFGGDEHVFVEVDEAMSLEAFFKSLSITTAVRAADIKGVTEICPANASFQIKFDPDQIAPDDLVTELKQLESAADTAEARLQTRIVEIPVYYQDPWTHETLMRFRDRHQDPNATDIEYAASINGYDSVEAFIAAHSGAPWFVSMVGFVSGLPFLYQMVERARQIQVPKYLRPRTDTPKLTVGYGGCFSCVYSVRGAGGYQMFGITPMPIFDPKQEIGYLQDFMVFFRPGDIVKWKPIDRETYDAAVADVEAGRFAPRMAEVTFDLNEFNADIDAYNAKLEGALQ
- a CDS encoding acetyl-CoA carboxylase biotin carboxylase subunit; its protein translation is MSIQKLLIANRGEIAVRIIRAAREQGIATVQVHSAADADSLAVQLADDAVEIGPAPAAKSYLNVDAILAAAQRSGADALHPGYGFLAENAAFADRVAAAGMIFVGPSGDTIRLMGDKVAARKVAMEAGVPTVPGSDGLVADLEAAKAAVADIGFPAMIKAAAGGGGRGIRIAQDMAEFERLFPQASAEAQAAFGDGALYIEKVIERARHVEVQVLGDGERVIHCFERECSLQRRRQKVWEEAPSAALSQDVRLALCESAVKLSASVRYSGAGTLEYLYDDATGAFYFIEMNTRIQVEHPVTEWITGIDLVGEMLRIAGGAPLRFRQDEITLRGHAIQVRLNAEDPARNFLPGPGTISDLRLPGGPGVRFDSLLYSGCSIPPFYDSLLGKLIVWGEDRLHAIDRMKSALAELEIAGIATTAPLFRALVDEESVREGNVHTRWLEHWLETNAAKLA
- a CDS encoding acetyl-CoA carboxylase; the protein is MATKQILSHLPGVFYRQPSPDQPPYKSDGDPVAVGDTIGLIEVMKTFHEVQADSAGKLVKFLVENEDPVMAGQPLAELSE
- a CDS encoding LamB/YcsF family protein, which encodes MTAINCDMGESFGLYTMGDDEGLMPHVSVANVACGFHASDFNHMRRTVRLAKAYGVSVGAHPSLPDLQGFGRREMKIGREELANCIIYQIGALKGFLEAEGMPLNHIKPHGALYGMAARNEEAAQAVCDAADVFKVPLLGMIDTLHERVYPVRGHAMVAEYYADLDYGDDGFLIITREHGTTDPAVAAKRCVRAVKEGLTRSINGKDVKVRADSICVHSDTPNAVEVARAVKEAVGPWLDVA
- a CDS encoding LysR family transcriptional regulator; translated protein: MSVSFRHIRYFLAAAEAGQISRAAIDLGVSQSAVTAAVKDLEQRVGTKLFERHAQGVSLTLEGSRFVGHARNIVTSVNEALRLEKDSAREVTGKVRVGVTYTVAGYFLPQQLARFSRSFPGVTVELREAPRASIEEDLVAGRLDTAVLLTSNIETRDRLDKETLIRSRRRLWLPLDHPLQQAEQIDLADLVEEPYVMLTVDEAAQTAGRYWERANLTPRVIFETSSVEAVRSLVANGMGITILSDMVYRPWSLEGQRIETRQVTEPIPSMDVGLAWARGADLSPATRAFRDHLSLTFNGAGHSLAT
- a CDS encoding SDR family NAD(P)-dependent oxidoreductase, whose translation is MTDPSTIELPSPPSFRLDGRTALVAGASSGIGLGCAVALADAGARVVLAARNLPRLEALTTAFRERGWLADALALDVADVAATARAVSERGPFDVLVNSAGLARHGPAAETETADFDAVVDLNLRGAYFLTQAVARGLIAAGKPGSLITLSSQMGHVGGVDRAVYCASKFAVEGFTKAMAIEWGGHGIRVNTLCPTFVRTPLTQPTFDDPNRVRWIEDKIKLGRVGEVSDVMGGVVYLASDAAALVTGTALMVDGGWTAD